A single window of Camarhynchus parvulus chromosome 9, STF_HiC, whole genome shotgun sequence DNA harbors:
- the SEC62 gene encoding translocation protein SEC62, with amino-acid sequence MAERRRHRKRVQEVGEPFKEEKAVAKYLRFNCPTKSTNMMGHRVDYFIASKAVDCLLDSKWAKAKKGEEALFTTRESVVDYCNRLLKKQFFHRALKVMKMKPDKDTKKEKEKGKAESGKEEEKKSKKESGKDEKTKKEKEKEKKKDGEKDECKKDDTPGTPKKKETKRKFKLEPHEDQVFLDGNEVYVWIYDPVHFKTFAMGLVLVIAVIAATLFPLWPAEMRVGVYYLSVGAGCFVASILLLAVARCILFLIIWLITGGRHHFWFLPNLTADVGFIDSFRPLYTHEYKGPKADLKKEEKAESKKQQKYDSEEKSDSEKKEEEDGKTEGTRNSGTDGSGGERHSDTDSDRREDDRSQHSSGNGNDFEMITKEELEQQTDEGDCEEEEEEDTESGPSHGKS; translated from the exons GAAGTTGGTGAGCCATTCAAGGAGGAGAAGGCTGTTGCTAAATACCTGCGCTTCAACTGTCCAACAAAATCCACCAACATGATGGGCCACCGAGTTGATTATTTTATTG cTTCAAAAGCTGTGGATTGCCTCCTGGATTCTAAGTGGGCAAAGgcaaagaaaggagaggaggcTCTCTTTACAACCCGAGAGTCTGTAGTTGATTACTGCAACAG ACTCCTGAAAAAACAGTTCTTTCATCGAGCCTTGAAAGTGATGAAAATGAAACCTGACAAggacacaaagaaagaaaaggaaaaaggaaaggctgagagtggaaaagaagaggagaaaaagagcaagaaggaaagtggcaaagatgaaaaaacaaagaaggagaaagaaaaggaaaagaaaaaggatggtGAAAAAGATGAGTGTAAGAAG GATGACACCCCAGGAACAcctaagaaaaaggaaactaaGAGGAAATTTAAACTTGAGCCACATGAAGACCAAGTTTTCTTGGATGGAAATGAG GTCTACGTGTGGATCTATGACCCTGTTCACTTTAAAACTTTTGCCATGGGACTCGTACTTG tgATTGCCGTTATAGCCGCGACCCTGTTCCCGCTGTGGCCAGCCGAGATGCGTGTCGGTGTTTATTACCTCAGCGTGGGCGCCGGCTGCTTTGTCGCCAGTATTCTGCTCCTCGCCGTCG CTCGCTGCATCCTTTTCCTCATCATCTGGCTCATCACTGGAGGAAGGCATCACTTCTGGTTTCTGCCAAACCTTACAGCAGATGTGGGATTCATTGACTCCTTCAGGCCCCTGTACACACATGAATACAAAGGACCAAAAGCAGACttaaagaaagaggaaaaagcagaatccaaaaagcagcaaaaatacGACAGCGAGGAGAAATCAGACagtgagaagaaggaagaggaggatggaAAGACAGAAGGCACAAGGAACTCGGGAACAGACGGCTCAGGAGGAGAGCGACATTCAGACACTGACAGTGACAGGCGCGAAGATGACAGGTCCCAGCACAGTAGTGGCAATGGAAACGACTTTGAAATGATCACAAAAGAGGAACTGGAACAGCAAACAGATGAAGGGGAttgtgaggaggaagaggaggaagataCCGAAAGTGGGCCTTCACATGGAAAATCATAA
- the GPR160 gene encoding probable G-protein coupled receptor 160 translates to MAASLCENRSGQYHCTHTSQHLEINYMLVLIMLGKVFLDFFMLQIRPKPVKVSFMGYFCVSVALLDFTLLLSLCFIFCFEDFALWGVRFTEYHICLFTQICSLTYGLVPFPVYLLAALDYYSTVSQTSQLPTRARKLLYGFAVVVIWISGFFCTLQVPAVSEELEMQNSVSPSQCTLSGSWQSSSVSWAMVLLLGTALLACWKEVTTMLLSARLLSFSSQPVLMFPYMPNSNNTCFKWQLLSRLLLCFLGTWAPFVVLQVVVLLLGAQIPVYVEMNVPWLCFINSFLLAAAYWCRCHDVELTEEGWCTDPFVSWKFCFMPFNNESTKPADRPGTVIVIC, encoded by the coding sequence ATGGCTGCCAGCCTCTGTGAAAATCGTTCTGGTCAGTACCACTGCACCCACACCAGCCAACATCTTGAAATCAACTACATGCTGGTCCTGATTATGCTTGGAAAAGTCTTCCTTGATTTCTTCATGTTGCAAATTAGGCCAAAACCTGTGAAAGTCAGTTTTATGGGATACTTCTGCGTTTCAGTGGCACTTCTTGATttcacactgctgctgagcctgtgtttcattttctgttttgaggACTTTGCGCTCTGGGGCGTGCGATTCACGGAGTACCACATCTGCCTGTTCACCCAGATCTGCTCCCTCACCTACGGCCTTGTGCCTTTCCCAGTGTacctgctggctgctctggatTATTACAGCACCGTCTCCCAAACATCCCAGCTCCCTACAAGAGCTCGGAAGTTACTTTATGGATTTGCTGTGGTGGTTATATggatttctgggtttttttgcactCTCCAAGTTCCTGCTGTCTCTGAAGAGCTGGAGATGCAGAACAGTGTTTCCCCTTCCCAGTGCACTCTCtctggcagctggcagagctcctcAGTGTCGTGGgccatggtgctgctgctgggcacggCTCTCCTGGCTTGCTGGAAGGAGGTGACAACCATGCTGCTGTCTGCCAggctcctctccttttccagccagcctgtgctgatgTTCCCCTACATGCCTAACAGCAACAACACTTGCTTTAAgtggcagctcctgagcaggcTCCTCCTGTGTTTCCTTGGCACCTGGGCACCATTTGTTGTTCTGCAGGTGGTGGTTCTGCTCCTGGGTGCGCAGATCCCAGTCTATGTGGAGATGAatgtgccctggctgtgcttcaTCAACAGCttcctcctggcagcagcctACTGGTGCCGGTGCCACGATGTGGAGCTGACAGAGGAGGGGTGGTGCACAGACCCCTTTGTCAGCTGGAAATTCTGCTTTATGCCGTTCAACAATGAAAGCACAAAGCCAGCTGATCGGCCAGGCACAGTAATTGTCATCTGTTAA